One genomic region from Henningerozyma blattae CBS 6284 chromosome 2, complete genome encodes:
- the SEC63 gene encoding protein-transporting protein SEC63 (similar to Saccharomyces cerevisiae SEC63 (YOR254C); ancestral locus Anc_8.698) — MALNYDYDEQGETWPFFLLTLLLVLLIPSTLIQFWRIIKNNDSEDEVTRKYKEINKKAGRDVVPLEELNELYTDDKIKKFRKKFDHSSKSKILNLRNLLIIIGWVIVSVLVQRISNNDAIKEAASGMFDPYELLGISTSASERDIKSAYRKLSVKFHPDKLSKDLSEKERTTMEEMYVQITKAYEALTDEAMRENFLKYGHPDGPQSTTHGIALPQFLVEGAASPLLVFAYVSLLALILPYIVSKWWSRTQSYTKKGIHVNTASYFADRLVNYKPSEVVTTNLIINWLSHAEEFQIFFPNKTPAYFEKLLLNHINRVPMDENPTDVLIKYRIVAKCHSLLYGLLDIASGFRNTDIALAALDTFKCLVQAVPHNQYSQILQLPNVNKEHFIDSTEDVYTVGKLFTFEDNKIQKMLGIEDKDQFEHTMKVASNIPVLKLLKADFIVPGEKHVTPSAMAYISVKVLVRSPKHKFIPLKKFPDETLQEPTDFDFLKDPFASMNEKPLLPYSFAPFFPSSRRNAWCCLVALQKDLKILQSPFILERLSLTNLTKDLDKRVLKELGDDFDPKDWEIGSIRIPLAQAAPPEKGDFPFRIIIKSTDYFGCDLDFTIFMHVSDMTEEEKRDESQNLLNDLDSSEDDISDDGDEDEDDSEYDSDLTDIDTDTETEESDVEDEKQNIKEDKNKPFFFQFIPSKK, encoded by the coding sequence ATGGCCTTGAATTATGATTACGATGAACAAGGGGAGACCTGGCCTTTCTTTCTCCTGACTTTGTTATTAGTTCTTTTAATTCCAAGCAcattaattcaattctggcgtattattaaaaataatgatagtgaagatgaagttactagaaaatataaagaaattaataagaAGGCGGGTAGAGATGTTGTACCATTGGAAGAATTGAACGAATTATACACAGATGATAAGATTAAGAAGTTTAGAAAGAAATTTGACCATTCTAGTAAATCtaagattttaaatttaagaaatttattaatcatCATTGGTTGGGTTATTGTTTCTGTTTTAGTTCAAAGAATCTCTAACAATGATGCCATTAAGGAAGCTGCATCTGGTATGTTCGACCCTTACGAATTGTTAGGTATTTCTACAAGTGCAAGTGAAAGAGATATCAAATCAGCTTATAGAAAATTATCTGTCAAATTCCACCCTGATAAATTATCCAAAGATTTATCCGAAAAGGAAAGAACCACTATGGAAGAAATGTATGTTCAAATCACCAAAGCTTATGAAGCTTTAACAGATGAAGCTATGAGAGAAAACTTCTTAAAATATGGTCATCCAGATGGTCCACAATCAACCACTCATGGTATTGCTTTACCACAATTCTTAGTTGAAGGAGCTGCTTCCCCATTATTAGTCTTTGCTTATGTTTCCTTGTTAGCTTTGATTTTGCCATACATTGTCAGTAAATGGTGGTCAAGAACTCAATCTTACACCAAGAAAGGTATCCATGTTAATACTGCTTCTTATTTTGCTGATAGATTAGTTAATTATAAACCTTCTGAAGTTGTGACCACTAACTTAATCATTAATTGGTTATCTCATGCTGAagaattccaaatttttttccctAATAAGACTCCTgcttattttgaaaaattattattgaatcaTATTAATAGAGTTCCAATGGATGAAAATCCAACTGATGTTTTAATCAAATATAGAATTGTAGCTAAATGTCATTCGCTATTATATGGCCTATTAGATATTGCTTCTGGCTTTAGAAATACTGATATTGCCTTAGCAGCTTTGGATACATTCAAATGTTTAGTTCAAGCTGTTCCTCATAATCAATACTCTCAAATCTTACAATTACCAAATGTTAATAAAGAACATTTCATAGATTCTACAGAAGATGTTTATACCGTTGGGAAATTATTCACTtttgaagataataaaattcaaaaaatgcTTGGTATTGAAGATAAGGATCAATTTGAACATACAATGAAAGTGGCTTCAAATATCCctgttttgaaattattaaaggcTGATTTTATTGTTCCGGGTGAAAAGCATGTTACTCCTTCTGCAATGGCTTATATATCTGTTAAAGTATTAGTTCGTTCTCCAAAACACAAATTTATTCCACTTAAAAAATTCCCAGATGAAACCTTACAAGAACCAACTGATTTCGATTTCTTAAAGGATCCATTTGCATCAATGAATGAAAAACCATTATTACCTTATTCTTTTGCACCATTCTTCCCAAGTAGTAGACGTAATGCTTGGTGTTGCTTAGTTGCTTTAcaaaaagatttgaaaattttacaatCTCCATTTATCTTAGAAAGATTATCATTAACAAATTTGACAAAAGATTTAGATAAGAGAGTCTTGAAAGAATTAGGTGATGATTTTGATCCAAAGGATTGGGAAATTGGTTCAATTAGAATTCCATTGGCTCAAGCTGCTCCACCAGAAAAGGGTGATTTCCCATttagaatcattattaaatctaCAGATTATTTTGGTTGTGATTTAGATTTCACAATCTTTATGCACGTTAGCGACATGACTGAAGAAGAGAAACGTGATGAAAGCCAAAATCTATTGAATGATTTGGATTCTTCGGAAGATGATATTTCTGATGATGgggatgaagatgaagatgatagTGAGTACGATAGTGATTTGACAGATATTGATACTGATAC